In a single window of the Drosophila albomicans strain 15112-1751.03 chromosome 3, ASM965048v2, whole genome shotgun sequence genome:
- the LOC117568586 gene encoding unc-112-related protein, with protein sequence MIHVGENTWNLRILITDLQVEKTLRVRGDQHIGGVMLQLVDPEMPKDWSDHALWWPARNIWLTRTRSTLDQAGVQSDSFLYFTPMHKTLRVQLPDLRTLDYRVNFSAKTFGAVVNLCKDLDIRYPEELSLCKPVEQEHLKKNFSKLPSKLIPVAEANGIAYLQPAADTNSFVPITTAYNGSNGSLDRSQGLNGNNFLCAPASPYGTTPRRAATAPGTPISSPTGTWKHNNSSSNNGLASGGYAAYDSGSSYGDFQENLAVSPRSPSPDVRARLVRPKTLVQKARLNVGWLDSSLSIMEQGVREYDTLCLRFKYYTFFDLNPKYDQVRINQLYEQAKWSILNEELDCTEEETLMFAALQFQVNHQTDKQPAGFNASQDLSGAQTNGGDDDIDSALNELQITLEGPGGGGDAGNITRIPELSDYLRFQKSHLFTLKSSKRYFFTYRDLHLHLYKSQEESRRGAPSISINLRGCEVTPDVHLAQGKFGIRLEVPPEGRNGPNSEFWVRFDNEEQYAKWMAACRLAAKGRSLADSSYDSEVSSIRSLLQMQKPAQAAPLNINPRTVDAVDYLSPKMLRKLSSKAVQRILEAHANVRQLQLMDAKLKYIQAWQSLPDFGVTLFVIKFDGHKKEELLGVAHNRIMRMDLNTGDHIKTWRYNTMKAWNVNWGIKCMMIQFHDENVVFSCLSADCKVVHEFIGGYIFMSMRSKENNQTLNEEMFHKLTGGWS encoded by the coding sequence CGTTATGCTGCAACTTGTTGATCCCGAGATGCCCAAGGATTGGTCCGATCACGCTCTGTGGTGGCCAGCCAGGAATATTTGGCTAACACGCACACGCTCCACCTTGGATCAAGCGGGCGTTCAGTCGGATTCTTTTCTCTACTTTACGCCCATGCACAAGACGCTGCGTGTTCAGCTGCCGGATTTGCGGACGCTCGACTATCGCGTCAACTTCTCCGCAAAAACATTTGGCGCCGTCGTGAATCTGTGCAAAGATCTGGACATACGTTACCCTGAGGAGTTGTCGCTCTGCAAACCCGTCGAACAGGAGCACCTCAAGAAGAACTTCTCCAAGCTGCCCTCGAAGCTGATTCCCGTCGCCGAGGCCAATGGCATCGCCTACTTGCAGCCAGCAGCGGACACCAACAGCTTTGTGCCCATCACTACGGCTTACAATGGCAGCAACGGCAGTCTGGATCGCTCCCAGGGCCTTAATGGGAATAATTTCCTTTGCGCTCCCGCCTCGCCGTACGGCACAACGCCAAGGCGAGCGGCCACAGCGCCTGGCACGCCCATCAGCTCGCCCACCGGCACCTggaagcacaacaacagcagcagcaacaacggatTAGCATCTGGTGGCTATGCTGCCTACGATTCTGGCTCCAGTTACGGCGACTTTCAGGAGAATCTGGCGGTGTCGCCACGCTCGCCGAGTCCCGATGTCCGTGCTCGCCTTGTGCGGCCCAAGACGCTGGTGCAGAAGGCACGCTTAAACGTCGGATGGCTGGACTCTTCGCTGTCGATCATGGAGCAGGGAGTGCGCGAGTATGATACGCTGTGTTTGCGCTTCAAGTACTACACGTTCTTCGATCTGAATCCCAAGTACGATCAGGTGCGCATCAATCAACTGTACGAGCAGGCCAAATGGTCCATCCTCAACGAGGAGTTGGACTGCACCGAGGAGGAGACTCTGATGTTCGCCGCACTGCAGTTCCAGGTGAATCATCAGACGGACAAGCAGCCAGCGGGCTTCAATGCCAGCCAGGATTTGTCTGGCGCACAAACAAATGGCGGTGACGATGACATCGACTCGGCGCTGAATGAGCTGCAGATTACCCTTGAGGGTCCCGGAGGTGGAGGCGATGCTGGCAACATAACACGCATACCCGAGTTGTCCGATTACTTGCGCTTCCAGAAGTCACATCTCTTCACGCTCAAGTCGTCCAAACGCTACTTCTTCACCTATCGCGATCTGCACCTCCATCTGTACAAATCGCAGGAGGAATCCCGACGTGGCGCGcccagcatcagcatcaatcTGCGCGGCTGCGAAGTGACGCCCGATGTGCACTTGGCACAGGGCAAATTCGGCATACGACTCGAGGTGCCGCCAGAGGGACGCAATGGACCGAATAGCGAGTTCTGGGTGCGTTTCGACAACGAGGAGCAATACGCCAAATGGATGGCCGCTTGCCGATTGGCGGCCAAGGGACGTTCGCTGGCCGACAGCAGCTACGACAGCGAAGTGAGCAGCATACGCTCGCTGCTGCAGATGCAGAAACCAGCGCAGGCAGCGCCACTTAACATAAATCCACGCACAGTGGATGCTGTGGATTATCTGTCACCCAAGATGCTGCGCAAGCTGTCGAGCAAGGCGGTGCAAAGGATTCTGGAGGCGCATGCGAATGTCCgtcagctgcagctgatggATGCCAAGTTGAAGTACATTCAGGCCTGGCAATCGCTGCCCGACTTTGGGGTCACACTGTTTGTCATCAAATTCGATGGCCACAAGAAGGAGGAGCTGTTGGGTGTGGCGCACAATCGGATCATGCGCATGGATCTGAATACGGGAGATCACATCAAGACGTGGCGTTACAACACGATGAAGGCATGGAACGTTAACTGGGGCATCAAGTGCATGATGATTCAATTCCACGACGAGAACGTCGTCTTCTCTTGCCTCTCCGCCGACTGCAAGGTGGTGCATGAGTTCATCGGCGGCTACATTTTCATGTCGATGCGCTCCAAGGAGAACAATCAGACGCTTAACGAGGAGATGTTCCACAAATTGACGGGCGGCTGGTCGTAA
- the LOC117570806 gene encoding DNA-directed RNA polymerase III subunit RPC5, which produces MDDTDDPIVEEIPVFLSKHLQDQLYLFQYPTKTEIANHDDAVVVNCCVKPFTQEVKVDFGLNLESKHYDRFKGEQFAVAADGKNTYGAVPAKGAERPTYKRGIMDKQAFTSSRSLTDISKYVVGIYTEDKEVHLSPLASIVQLRPSLTHFDKEDKRRKAEQKAQNDEMDDEEVAQQVTVKFARGTGAGAAAAKKTKEQRGTYDNFVQRIVEEPWCETYWHARNTPTAELERQKMFCTNHQSNQSLALPSREYLNKLLPHDEHVQQVDANSVLPVYNKAMLKTMPLLEQLRVLLKDAKLLSFADVLHILTEHIDPHVNADKVLALLPQVGILLHGNWAPKSEVVYPEKMLSHANGVTAEQMIRARDYILFRFSRTSFLYRNQVMTATQLPPAETLDVLKTVARVTATKRWELLLPPDKEFEQKHVELVQRQELHWRATEQMYSEMDWAKETKRVRKRSTRKSESQPSTSATTTTMPPPAMHLSATET; this is translated from the exons ATGGACGATACCGACGATCCCATTGTGGAGGAGATACCAGTATTTCTATCCAAGCATCTGCAGGACCAGCTCTACCTATTCCAGTACCCCACCAAAACCGAAATTGCCAACCACGACGATGCTGTCGTCGTTAACTGCTGTGTGAAACCTTTCACGCAGGAAGTCAAAGTGGATTTCGGCCTCAATCTCGAGTCTAAGCACTACGATCGCTTCAAGGGCGAACAATTCGCAGTGGCTGCCGATGGCAAGAACACTTATGGTGCTGTGCCCGCCAAGGGAGCCGAGAGACCCACATATAAGCGTGGCATTATGGATAAGCAGGCGTTTACAAGTTCGCGCTCGCTGACTGACATCTCGAAATATGTGGTGGGCATCTATACGGAGGATAAGGAGGTGCATCTGTCGCCATTGGCAAGCATTGTGCAACTGAGGCCCTCGCTCACCCACTTCGACAAGGAGGACAAGCGACGCAAGGCGGAACAAAAGGCACAAAACGATGAGATGGATGATGAGGAGGTTGCCCAGCAGGTGACGGTGAAGTTTGCACGTGGCACCGGCGCTGGCGCCGCTGCTGCCAAGAAAACAAAGGAACAGCGAGGCACCTACGATAACTTTGTGCAACGCATTGTCGAGGAACCGTGGTGCGAAACCTATTGGCATGCAAGGAATACGCCGACAGCGGAGTTGGAACGCCAGAAAATGTTCTGCACAAATCATCAATCGAATCAATCGTTGGCGTTGCCATCCCGCGAGTATCTGAACAAGCTGCTGCCACACGATGAGCACGTGCAACAGGTTGACGCAAACAGCGTGTTGCCAGTTTATAACAAGGCCATGTTGAAGACGATGCCGCTGCTGGAACAGCTGCGTGTGCTGCTCAAGGATGCCAAGCTGCTCTCGTTTGCTGATGTCCTCCACATTCTGACTGAGCACATCGATCCGCATGTGAATGCGGACAAAGTGCTGGCGCTATTACCTCAAGTTGGCATCTTGTTGCACGGCAACTGGGCGCCCAAGTCGGAGGTCGTTTATCCCGAGAAGATGCTATCGCATGCAAATGGTGTGACAGCGGAGCAAATGATTCGAGCCAGGGATTACATA CTCTTTAGATTCTCACGCACCTCGTTCCTGTATCGCAACCAAGTCATGACTGCCACTCAATTGCCACCCGCCGAAACTCTGGATGTTCTGAAGACTGTGGCACGCGTAACCGCTACGAAACGTTGGGAGCTGCTCCTGCCCCCAGATAAGGAGTTTGAGCAGAAGCATGTGGAGCTGGTGCAGCGTCAGGAGCTGCATTGGCGTGCCACCGAGCAGATGTACAGTGAAATGGATTGGGCCAAGGAAACGAAACGTGTGCGCAAGCGTTCCACGCGTAAAAGTGAATCGCAGCCATCAACttcggcaacgacaacgacgatgcCGCCTCCTGCGATGCATTTGTCCGCAACTGAAACGTAG